One genomic window of Gemmatimonadales bacterium includes the following:
- a CDS encoding ammonia-forming cytochrome c nitrite reductase subunit c552, with protein sequence MTERPGRPRRLLLLGLAAALTTVAVLALLVNIFERKQEARAPFFQVVEITDTTEAPEVWGRNFPHQYDTYRRTVDQERTRFGGSEAMPRTPTAADPRSIVAQSRLEEDPRLRTMWAGYAFARDFREERGHAYMLEDQTFTERQAVGQPGTCMHCHASVYVPYMRLGEGDLTRGFELMNQMPYAEARTKVTHPVACIDCHTPGTMELRITRPGFIEGMRAYKASQGVANYDVNRDATRQEKRAFVCGQCHVEYYFKGSEKRLVYPWSKGLKVDQIYAYYDSVAFRDWVHAETGAEVLKAQHPEFEMWNQGVHARSGVTCADCHMPYQRVGALKVTDHHIRSPLLNVSNACQTCHPVAADELKARAELIQENTYRLRDQAMDALVGLIADLSAARSAGRPDAELATARSLQRRAQFYLDFIEAENSMGFHAPQEAARILGEAIDYARQGQIAVRDRGFHPRLPPVPAAR encoded by the coding sequence ATGACTGAGCGCCCTGGCCGCCCTCGCCGCCTGCTCCTGCTGGGACTCGCTGCCGCTCTGACAACCGTGGCCGTCCTTGCCTTGCTCGTCAACATCTTCGAGCGAAAGCAGGAAGCTCGCGCCCCGTTCTTTCAGGTCGTGGAGATAACCGACACGACTGAGGCACCCGAAGTCTGGGGACGCAACTTTCCCCATCAGTACGACACCTATCGGCGGACCGTCGACCAGGAGCGGACCCGCTTTGGTGGCAGCGAAGCGATGCCGCGCACGCCAACTGCTGCAGATCCCCGAAGTATCGTGGCCCAATCACGCCTCGAGGAGGACCCCCGACTGCGCACTATGTGGGCCGGCTATGCCTTTGCGCGCGACTTCCGCGAGGAGCGTGGGCACGCCTACATGCTGGAAGATCAGACCTTCACCGAGCGTCAAGCGGTCGGCCAGCCTGGCACGTGCATGCACTGTCATGCCTCGGTCTACGTGCCATATATGCGCCTCGGCGAGGGAGACCTGACCCGCGGCTTTGAGTTGATGAACCAGATGCCGTACGCTGAGGCGCGCACCAAGGTGACCCATCCGGTGGCCTGTATCGACTGCCATACTCCGGGAACCATGGAGCTGCGGATCACGCGCCCGGGATTCATCGAGGGCATGCGGGCGTACAAAGCCTCGCAGGGCGTCGCCAACTACGACGTGAACCGTGATGCGACCCGCCAGGAAAAGCGCGCCTTCGTCTGTGGTCAGTGCCATGTCGAGTACTACTTCAAAGGCTCAGAGAAGCGGCTCGTCTATCCTTGGTCCAAGGGACTCAAGGTCGACCAGATCTATGCCTACTACGACAGCGTTGCATTTCGCGACTGGGTTCACGCAGAGACCGGCGCCGAGGTCCTCAAGGCGCAGCACCCGGAGTTCGAGATGTGGAACCAGGGCGTGCACGCCCGATCCGGCGTAACCTGTGCCGACTGCCATATGCCCTACCAGCGGGTTGGCGCACTCAAGGTGACCGATCACCACATTCGAAGCCCGCTGCTCAATGTCAGCAATGCCTGTCAGACCTGCCATCCGGTCGCTGCGGATGAACTGAAAGCACGCGCCGAGTTGATTCAGGAGAACACCTACCGCCTGAGAGATCAGGCCATGGACGCACTGGTCGGCCTGATCGCGGACCTCTCCGCCGCCAGGAGCGCGGGGCGACCGGACGCCGAACTGGCGACCGCGCGAAGTCTCCAGCGCCGGGCCCAGTTCTATCTCGACTTCATCGAGGCGGAGAACTCGATGGGCTTCCACGCGCCTCAGGAAGCCGCACGCATTCTCGGCGAGGCCATCGACTACGCGCGCCAGGGTCAGATCGCCGTCCGCGATCGAGGTTTTCACCCGCGGCTTCCTCCCGTACCTGCGGCCCGCTGA
- the nrfH gene encoding cytochrome c nitrite reductase small subunit, which produces MRDSSHNRGQTPLLVVVALVGVGLGVGMFTFSYGKGASYLTNDPAACANCHIMEPQYSAWLTGSHRKAATCNDCHTPDGTIAKYVTKASNGFWHSTAFTSGIFHEPIQIKATNRAIAEQRCRDCHAPMVHAILANNDGSVSCLACHPSVGHRR; this is translated from the coding sequence ATGCGAGACTCCAGTCACAATCGCGGTCAGACCCCCCTGCTCGTCGTCGTTGCGCTCGTCGGCGTCGGCCTTGGCGTGGGAATGTTCACCTTCTCCTATGGAAAAGGGGCATCCTACCTGACCAACGATCCTGCGGCATGCGCCAATTGCCATATCATGGAACCTCAGTACTCTGCCTGGCTGACCGGCAGCCATCGCAAGGCGGCGACTTGCAACGATTGCCACACGCCTGACGGGACCATCGCGAAGTACGTCACCAAAGCAAGCAACGGATTCTGGCACTCGACCGCTTTCACGTCGGGCATTTTTCACGAGCCGATCCAGATCAAGGCCACGAATCGCGCCATCGCCGAGCAGCGTTGTCGCGATTGCCACGCTCCGATGGTGCACGCCATCCTGGCGAACAACGACGGTTCCGTCAGCTGCCTTGCCTGTCATCCATCGGTCGGACACCGACGATAG
- a CDS encoding beta-lactamase family protein translates to MRRGFRRSFAATATVAGAILILGMAPLSAQAQASNHPDVLAAQRLFSAWMEGQVVSRGLPGIVVGVIADQELVWTAGFGHADIAAKRPMTRSTKFRMASHSKLFAATAIMQLREQGKLQLDDPVVKYLPWFKVKPAEPDDPPITIEELLTHSSGLPREAGDHWTTFEFPTIDQVRALIGDRQAAFPPETRWKYSNLAYAVAGYVVEAITGESWSDYIQRNVFDPLGMTASSVDQNVAGLATGYGPRLPDGSRVTTPFVDSRGMPAATGITSTVDDMARFVSAQFRRGSRGGDRILSTASLREMHRVRMLETNWTSGTGVGFAVNRIGDKVYVGHGGGYPGYTTQTLIQLDSKVGVVVLTNTNDSNPSDIARQLMRTVGEAVAKATAPPPRKFAWDPSWSRFVGLYQNRGSVSQVVQLNDRLVIINPYGPNVDNPTELEPIGNDQFRFVAPTGGGPVGEVVRFVEEGGRVVRMITGDSFVTRVH, encoded by the coding sequence ATGCGCCGCGGCTTCCGGCGATCGTTCGCGGCTACCGCGACGGTCGCCGGGGCCATCCTGATCCTCGGGATGGCCCCCCTCAGCGCCCAAGCCCAGGCCAGCAACCACCCCGACGTTCTCGCCGCACAACGCCTGTTCTCTGCCTGGATGGAGGGTCAGGTCGTTTCCCGAGGCCTGCCAGGCATTGTGGTCGGTGTCATTGCCGACCAGGAGCTGGTCTGGACTGCCGGATTTGGGCATGCCGACATCGCCGCGAAGCGGCCGATGACGCGCAGCACCAAGTTCAGGATGGCCTCACACAGCAAGCTGTTCGCCGCGACGGCCATCATGCAGCTGCGCGAGCAGGGGAAGCTGCAGCTCGACGATCCGGTGGTGAAGTACCTGCCCTGGTTCAAGGTCAAACCGGCCGAGCCGGATGACCCCCCAATCACGATCGAAGAGTTGCTGACCCACAGCTCCGGTCTGCCGCGCGAAGCCGGTGATCACTGGACCACGTTCGAGTTTCCCACGATCGATCAGGTTCGTGCCCTGATCGGCGACCGGCAGGCTGCGTTTCCGCCGGAGACCCGCTGGAAGTATTCCAACCTGGCGTATGCGGTGGCGGGATACGTCGTCGAGGCCATTACCGGCGAGAGCTGGTCCGACTACATCCAGCGTAACGTGTTCGACCCGTTAGGCATGACCGCGTCCAGCGTCGACCAGAACGTGGCCGGCCTGGCCACCGGCTACGGCCCGCGCCTGCCCGACGGCTCCCGCGTGACGACGCCGTTCGTCGATTCGCGAGGCATGCCCGCAGCAACCGGTATCACCTCGACCGTCGACGACATGGCACGCTTCGTCTCGGCGCAGTTCCGTCGCGGGTCGCGCGGGGGCGATCGAATTCTCAGCACGGCGTCGCTCCGGGAAATGCACCGGGTCCGCATGCTCGAAACCAACTGGACCTCGGGCACCGGCGTCGGATTTGCTGTCAACCGGATCGGTGACAAGGTCTACGTCGGGCACGGCGGCGGCTACCCGGGGTACACCACGCAGACGCTGATCCAACTGGACTCCAAGGTCGGTGTCGTGGTGCTTACCAACACCAATGACTCCAATCCCAGCGACATCGCGCGTCAGCTGATGCGCACCGTCGGCGAGGCGGTTGCCAAGGCCACGGCGCCTCCGCCCCGTAAGTTTGCCTGGGACCCCTCATGGTCACGGTTCGTGGGTCTGTATCAGAATCGCGGCAGCGTGTCCCAGGTCGTCCAGCTCAACGATCGCCTCGTCATCATCAATCCGTACGGGCCGAACGTCGACAATCCTACCGAGCTCGAACCCATCGGCAACGATCAGTTCCGCTTCGTGGCCCCGACCGGCGGCGGGCCTGTTGGCGAGGTGGTGCGTTTCGTCGAGGAGGGTGGCCGCGTCGTCCGGATGATCACCGGAGATTCGTTCGTTACCCGCGTACACTGA
- a CDS encoding DUF305 domain-containing protein yields the protein MASFSSPHIPALALIGLLTAGCSSGQPIRAVPTPAHGAHAGDDRHIAQARADSIQRPYTEADIHFMSAMIGHHAQALYIAHWAPTHQASPGIQRLAERIINAQRDEIALMQRWLADRHQPVPRVDRKGIPEHSDHAAHHGEMPGMLSEEQLDRLNRARGTEFDRLFLKLMIQHHRGAVSMVEDLFATDGAGQDETVFRLAADINVDQVTEIARMEKMLVALVIEGKTP from the coding sequence ATGGCCTCATTTTCATCACCTCATATACCTGCTCTGGCGCTGATCGGGCTGTTGACCGCGGGCTGCAGCAGCGGTCAGCCGATCCGGGCCGTTCCGACGCCGGCACACGGGGCGCACGCCGGCGATGACCGCCATATTGCCCAGGCCCGTGCCGACAGCATTCAACGCCCGTACACGGAGGCTGACATTCACTTTATGTCGGCCATGATCGGGCATCACGCGCAGGCCCTGTACATCGCTCATTGGGCCCCCACCCATCAGGCCAGTCCCGGGATTCAACGCCTGGCCGAGCGGATCATCAACGCCCAGCGGGATGAGATTGCCTTGATGCAGCGCTGGCTGGCCGACCGCCATCAGCCGGTACCGCGGGTCGACAGGAAGGGTATCCCGGAGCATAGCGACCACGCTGCCCACCATGGCGAGATGCCGGGCATGCTCAGCGAGGAGCAGCTCGACCGCCTGAACCGCGCCCGCGGCACCGAGTTCGACCGTCTCTTTCTCAAACTCATGATCCAGCATCATCGCGGGGCCGTCTCGATGGTCGAGGACCTGTTCGCCACTGACGGAGCCGGGCAGGACGAAACCGTGTTCCGCCTCGCGGCCGACATCAATGTCGACCAGGTGACCGAAATCGCCCGAATGGAAAAGATGCTCGTCGCTCTGGTTATCGAAGGAAAGACGCCATGA
- a CDS encoding ribonuclease H-like domain-containing protein yields MLPRGRTPLIEDEWLWGWDPTPGIVSVWAQSDGRATVWRRIPETGALVREEARFRPWLLLDRLDDLQHLGSDLGREGSSSPITWRELDGPGALRYLVSAPTGNALTAALLSGASARLGRPVGHLRSLDRNSYLALSPEEQYLTATGRTYFRDLSFDALHRLQLDLETTGLDPNRHRIFMIAVRDPAGVTHILEAEGDDDAAEADLLSRLVGTVQAADPDVIENHNLYGFDLPFLDRRARRLGVTLALGRIGRGGLRPRAARRGDRGGDGRTVRLMVPGRELIDTLDAVRRHDFATRDFPGHGLKAVARHLGLAEPDREMIPGAEIYRVFRTDPDRVRRYAGSDVAEVAGLARMLGGAAFALARMAPRRYERLADAGAATGVIDPLLVRAYLRSGTALPAHQPGDGTPHSGAALHLFATGVAHRVVKADVASLYPSLMRAYRIGPSRDHLGVLVALVDRLVPHRLAAKAAARAAEPGSAERHTHEAVSAAMKLVVNTAYGYLAAGGELTRFADVHAANEVTRRGRDTLALMCRELADRGVTLLEADTDGVYFAVPESWTEADERRVVAEVAELLPALVQLEFDGRYAAMLSHEPKNYALLEHTGRLTLRGVAFRSSRNEPFADTFLRQAVGRLLAGDIPGVRRAYLDAVSALRRRELPVSQVASLVRLTKSPAEYGTTREGRKEVAYEAMLTNGRSAWRRGERVRIYRVRQGGGRIAPDQGGGTDPPEQRDYDVDHYLRLLREQYAARLARALSPEDFAAVFADPEQPSLFAPSLETIRPILTTLPSPRFG; encoded by the coding sequence ATCCTGCCGAGGGGGAGAACGCCGCTGATCGAGGACGAATGGCTTTGGGGCTGGGACCCGACACCCGGCATCGTCTCGGTCTGGGCGCAATCGGATGGCCGGGCAACGGTCTGGCGGCGGATCCCCGAGACCGGAGCACTGGTTCGCGAAGAGGCCAGGTTCCGACCCTGGCTCCTGCTCGATCGGCTCGACGACCTGCAGCATCTGGGCTCGGACCTGGGGCGGGAGGGCTCGTCGAGTCCGATAACCTGGCGCGAGCTGGACGGTCCTGGCGCGCTTCGCTACCTGGTCTCGGCGCCGACGGGCAACGCTCTCACCGCCGCACTCCTCAGCGGAGCCAGCGCCAGGCTCGGCCGTCCAGTCGGCCACCTGCGCAGTCTCGACCGAAACTCCTATCTCGCGCTGAGTCCGGAAGAGCAGTACCTGACGGCGACCGGGCGCACCTACTTTCGCGACCTCTCGTTCGACGCCCTGCATCGTCTCCAGCTCGACCTTGAGACGACCGGGCTCGACCCCAACCGGCATCGGATCTTCATGATTGCGGTGCGAGATCCGGCTGGCGTCACCCACATCCTCGAAGCCGAGGGTGATGACGACGCCGCCGAAGCCGATCTGCTCAGCCGTCTGGTAGGCACAGTCCAGGCGGCCGACCCCGATGTCATCGAGAACCACAACCTGTACGGCTTCGACCTCCCCTTTCTCGACCGCCGGGCACGGCGCCTGGGGGTGACCCTGGCCTTGGGGCGGATCGGTCGCGGCGGACTTCGACCTCGCGCCGCGCGACGAGGTGACCGCGGGGGCGACGGCCGCACGGTGCGCCTGATGGTACCCGGGCGGGAGTTGATCGACACCCTCGATGCTGTGCGCCGCCACGATTTTGCCACCCGCGACTTCCCGGGCCATGGCCTCAAGGCGGTAGCGCGGCATCTGGGCCTTGCCGAGCCGGATCGGGAGATGATTCCTGGTGCGGAGATCTATCGGGTCTTTCGAACCGATCCCGATCGGGTCCGCCGCTACGCGGGCTCTGATGTTGCCGAGGTTGCCGGCCTGGCCCGGATGCTTGGCGGAGCAGCGTTTGCGCTGGCCCGAATGGCACCGAGGCGTTACGAGAGATTGGCAGACGCCGGCGCAGCAACCGGCGTCATCGATCCGCTCCTGGTTCGGGCCTACCTGCGGTCGGGAACAGCGCTGCCGGCCCACCAGCCCGGCGACGGCACCCCGCACAGCGGAGCGGCGCTCCATCTCTTTGCCACCGGCGTCGCGCACCGGGTCGTCAAGGCCGACGTCGCCAGCCTCTATCCGTCGCTAATGCGCGCCTATCGGATTGGGCCGAGCCGCGATCACCTCGGCGTGCTGGTCGCGCTGGTCGATCGCCTGGTTCCGCACCGTCTCGCGGCCAAAGCAGCTGCGCGGGCAGCGGAACCCGGCTCTGCGGAGCGACACACCCATGAGGCCGTGTCCGCCGCCATGAAGCTGGTGGTCAACACTGCCTATGGCTACCTCGCCGCGGGCGGAGAGCTGACTCGATTTGCCGATGTCCACGCTGCCAACGAAGTCACCCGCCGGGGGCGGGACACCTTGGCGCTGATGTGTCGAGAGCTGGCGGATCGTGGCGTGACGCTGCTCGAAGCGGACACGGACGGAGTCTACTTTGCCGTTCCCGAGAGCTGGACCGAGGCCGACGAGCGCCGCGTCGTGGCCGAGGTCGCCGAGTTGCTGCCGGCGCTGGTGCAGTTGGAGTTCGACGGTCGCTACGCCGCCATGCTCTCGCATGAGCCGAAGAACTATGCCTTGCTCGAGCACACCGGCCGGCTGACCCTGCGCGGTGTCGCCTTCCGATCGAGTCGCAACGAACCGTTTGCCGACACCTTCCTTCGGCAGGCGGTCGGCCGGCTGCTCGCGGGGGACATTCCAGGGGTTCGCCGGGCCTACCTCGATGCCGTGAGCGCCCTGCGTCGGCGCGAACTGCCTGTCAGCCAGGTTGCCTCGCTGGTTCGGCTCACCAAATCGCCGGCCGAGTATGGGACCACCCGCGAAGGGCGGAAGGAAGTCGCCTACGAGGCGATGCTGACCAACGGTCGCTCCGCCTGGCGGCGAGGCGAAAGGGTTCGGATCTATCGGGTTCGCCAGGGCGGGGGTCGGATTGCCCCCGATCAGGGCGGCGGCACGGACCCGCCCGAACAACGGGACTACGACGTCGACCACTACCTCCGGCTGTTGCGTGAGCAGTACGCGGCCCGACTGGCCCGGGCGCTGTCGCCGGAGGATTTCGCGGCCGTCTTTGCCGATCCAGAGCAGCCATCGCTCTTTGCGCCGAGCCTGGAGACGATCCGCCCGATCCTGACCACGCTGCCGTCGCCTCGTTTCGGCTGA
- a CDS encoding DUF4159 domain-containing protein has product MTPFTFATVQYESGDWDSAPLVGPNVIDAVARYTSIEVNPGAVTVPLASRDLLRYPLTFMTGHLPVRFTAAERAMLRVYLDRGGLLFVDDHNHDIDGQFHKTATEELALVTGRPLRQLPNDHALYSAFFTFPDGPPTTSHELNGWGDNLIHEHLLASLDGDRIRILYSNKDYSSEWSYHPDNKRFLSVDNTRFGVNLVVYALTR; this is encoded by the coding sequence ATGACGCCTTTCACCTTTGCCACCGTTCAGTACGAATCGGGTGACTGGGACTCAGCGCCCTTGGTCGGCCCCAACGTGATCGATGCTGTTGCCCGGTACACCAGCATCGAGGTCAATCCGGGCGCGGTGACCGTTCCGCTCGCCAGCCGCGACCTGCTTCGCTATCCCCTCACCTTCATGACGGGACACCTGCCGGTACGGTTCACCGCGGCCGAACGGGCCATGTTGCGTGTCTATCTCGATCGAGGCGGCCTCCTGTTCGTCGACGACCACAACCACGATATCGACGGCCAGTTCCACAAAACGGCCACCGAGGAACTTGCCCTGGTAACCGGGCGACCCCTCCGTCAGCTGCCTAACGATCATGCCCTCTACTCGGCCTTCTTTACCTTTCCTGACGGCCCCCCGACGACGAGCCACGAGCTGAACGGCTGGGGCGACAACCTGATTCACGAGCATTTGCTCGCTTCGCTCGACGGCGACCGGATCCGGATCCTGTACAGCAACAAGGACTACAGCTCGGAATGGAGCTATCACCCGGACAACAAGCGCTTTCTCTCCGTCGACAACACCCGATTCGGCGTCAACCTGGTGGTCTATGCCCTCACCCGTTGA
- a CDS encoding BatA domain-containing protein encodes MSFAAPWWLLAGAVGALIISALHLLTRRDPAPRPLPTARFIPETPNRLVSRSVALSDRAILALRLLALIAATLAFAEPSLEGSRHALTQVILIDTSRAADSVGVDAAVRTVARSHDRSIRFSSLSAGLIAGIREARSLRSSTDSVSLVIVSPLARESFDAATEAVRSTWPAGITWVGIETIPAPPSPHALAVRADTDDPIRSTLALSGWSTSETAPIRLVRTETLTRADSTWTAEQSPAPHLLIHWPALPAPDGDTAGAVATDRTVLTAAFRRSGSRVDGTARAWWADGMVAAADRPHGSGCIRRVEIPVDPAGDLALRQATRDLIRDLLVPCGGRRDAEPVDSAIVSWIRGGATVSLPTAHLPALPSEGRPSPWLLGLAMFALVAEHLLRRRSS; translated from the coding sequence ATGAGCTTCGCTGCACCGTGGTGGCTCCTGGCGGGAGCCGTCGGCGCCCTGATCATCAGTGCGCTCCATCTGCTGACCCGCCGCGATCCGGCGCCCCGCCCCCTGCCAACCGCACGGTTCATCCCGGAAACGCCGAACCGGCTGGTAAGCCGGAGTGTCGCCCTCAGCGACCGTGCGATCCTCGCGCTCAGGCTGCTTGCACTGATCGCGGCAACCCTGGCGTTTGCAGAACCCAGCCTCGAGGGGTCGAGGCATGCCCTGACCCAGGTCATCCTGATCGATACTTCACGCGCTGCTGACAGCGTCGGGGTCGACGCCGCGGTACGTACCGTGGCGCGCAGCCACGACCGCTCGATCCGCTTCAGTTCCCTCTCGGCTGGTCTGATTGCCGGAATTCGCGAAGCACGGTCTCTCCGCAGTTCGACCGATAGCGTCAGCCTGGTGATCGTGTCGCCGCTGGCACGCGAATCGTTCGACGCAGCTACCGAGGCGGTCCGGTCCACCTGGCCCGCAGGCATCACCTGGGTGGGGATCGAGACCATTCCGGCACCGCCCAGTCCACACGCCCTTGCGGTGCGGGCCGACACCGACGACCCGATCCGCAGCACGCTCGCGCTGAGCGGCTGGTCGACCAGCGAGACCGCACCGATCAGACTGGTCCGCACAGAGACTCTTACCCGAGCCGACTCCACCTGGACTGCTGAGCAATCGCCTGCGCCGCATCTGCTGATCCACTGGCCGGCACTGCCGGCACCCGACGGCGATACGGCAGGCGCGGTGGCGACAGATCGCACGGTACTGACCGCAGCGTTCCGGCGCAGCGGGTCCCGCGTCGACGGCACGGCCAGAGCCTGGTGGGCGGACGGAATGGTGGCCGCCGCGGACCGACCGCACGGCAGCGGTTGCATTCGACGAGTCGAGATTCCGGTCGACCCCGCCGGCGACCTCGCGCTGCGCCAGGCGACCCGGGACCTGATACGCGATCTCCTGGTGCCCTGCGGCGGACGGCGCGACGCCGAGCCTGTCGACTCGGCGATCGTCAGCTGGATTCGGGGCGGGGCGACCGTATCACTGCCGACAGCGCACCTTCCCGCATTGCCCTCAGAGGGCCGCCCATCGCCGTGGCTGCTGGGCCTGGCAATGTTTGCCCTCGTTGCGGAACACCTGCTGCGGCGGCGGTCTTCATGA
- a CDS encoding DUF58 domain-containing protein: MRIPPDAPADTPFPMGSSSTPFGHRHGPLLDALRGVRWPSRARSRSPNVGQHASRRRGTSIELTEYRAYRQGDDPRRLDWKLLARTDRAYLRITDERTVLPTLIAVDASASMAFPEPGHAKWCQACAIAVGLASLAHAAGDPVGLVVGGPTPSQLPFQTRRTLLPGLIRTLDAVSPAGTTELGRLLSGFRNTGRLVVISDLLGDTTALLQVASLWRRQAVELVVAHIVAAEELDPPEAPRVTDPEDPSTVRTLDAPGRSAYQTAFAAWRAETARSWQELGARYLLIDTIEPPAHAVRRIVAT, translated from the coding sequence GTGCGGATACCGCCGGATGCGCCCGCCGACACTCCATTCCCAATGGGCAGCAGCAGCACGCCATTCGGCCACCGCCATGGTCCACTCCTCGACGCACTGCGCGGCGTCCGGTGGCCGAGCCGGGCCCGATCGCGGTCGCCGAACGTCGGCCAGCATGCGTCACGTCGCCGTGGCACCAGCATCGAACTGACCGAGTACCGCGCCTACCGGCAAGGTGACGACCCGCGCCGGCTGGACTGGAAGCTCCTGGCGCGCACCGATCGCGCCTACCTGCGCATCACGGACGAACGCACGGTCCTTCCGACGCTGATTGCCGTCGACGCCTCCGCGTCGATGGCGTTTCCTGAACCAGGCCATGCCAAGTGGTGTCAGGCCTGCGCCATTGCGGTCGGCCTGGCGAGCCTGGCTCACGCTGCCGGCGACCCCGTCGGCCTGGTGGTCGGCGGACCGACGCCTTCGCAGCTGCCATTTCAGACCCGTCGCACCCTGCTGCCAGGCCTGATTCGCACCCTCGATGCCGTCTCACCAGCAGGCACGACGGAGCTGGGACGACTGCTGTCCGGGTTCCGCAACACCGGGCGGCTGGTCGTGATCTCCGACCTGCTGGGCGACACCACGGCACTGCTTCAGGTCGCAAGCCTGTGGCGCAGGCAAGCGGTAGAGCTAGTCGTAGCGCATATCGTGGCTGCCGAGGAACTGGATCCACCGGAGGCTCCGCGGGTCACCGACCCGGAGGATCCGTCGACGGTCCGCACCCTCGATGCGCCGGGTCGCTCGGCCTATCAGACGGCCTTTGCCGCATGGCGCGCTGAGACCGCCCGAAGCTGGCAAGAACTCGGCGCGCGCTACCTCCTCATCGACACGATCGAGCCGCCGGCGCACGCCGTTCGGCGGATCGTCGCCACATGA
- a CDS encoding MoxR family ATPase produces MPATPPSAAGRESLIASVGRLRAAVGRRIVGQDEVVDHLLLAILAGGHALLVGVPGLAKTLIVRSVAEAMRLEFRRIQFTPDLVPSDITGTEIMEEDSATGVRGFRFVRGPIFANIILADEINRTPPRTQAALLEAMQEHRVTANGESMRLPEPFFVLATQNPIEQEGTYPLPEAQLDRFLFDIRIGYPSEDDEVAILRSTTGAPLPPIEPVLGAADVLALQGLVRDIPAADPALRYAAALVRATRPDQDQAPAAIRRFVRWGAGPRAGQALVLGAKARALLDGRLAVTPEDIRRVALPVLRHRVLPNFAADAEGISAERLIAEVVETVTPPASGIRA; encoded by the coding sequence ATGCCAGCAACCCCGCCGTCCGCCGCTGGACGAGAGTCACTGATCGCCTCTGTCGGTCGCCTCCGGGCAGCCGTTGGACGGCGCATTGTCGGTCAGGACGAGGTGGTCGATCACCTCCTGCTCGCTATCCTGGCTGGGGGACACGCCCTCCTGGTGGGGGTGCCCGGACTGGCCAAAACCCTGATCGTCCGATCCGTCGCCGAAGCCATGCGGCTCGAGTTCCGACGGATCCAGTTCACCCCCGACCTGGTCCCGAGCGACATCACCGGCACCGAGATCATGGAGGAGGATTCGGCAACCGGAGTGCGCGGCTTTCGATTCGTCCGGGGACCGATCTTTGCCAACATCATCCTGGCTGACGAGATCAATCGAACCCCGCCGCGCACCCAGGCAGCGTTGCTCGAAGCGATGCAGGAGCATCGCGTCACGGCCAACGGTGAGTCGATGCGGCTGCCTGAGCCGTTTTTCGTTCTGGCAACCCAGAACCCGATCGAGCAGGAGGGCACCTACCCGCTGCCAGAAGCTCAGCTCGATCGTTTTCTCTTCGATATCCGGATCGGCTACCCCTCGGAGGACGACGAGGTCGCCATCCTGCGCAGTACGACCGGCGCCCCCTTGCCCCCGATCGAGCCTGTTCTGGGTGCCGCCGATGTGTTGGCCCTGCAGGGACTGGTCCGGGATATCCCCGCCGCTGACCCTGCCCTGCGCTATGCCGCCGCGCTGGTTCGTGCCACGCGACCCGACCAGGATCAGGCACCGGCAGCGATCAGGCGGTTCGTCCGCTGGGGTGCTGGTCCGCGCGCAGGCCAGGCACTGGTTCTCGGCGCCAAGGCACGCGCGCTGCTCGATGGACGCTTGGCCGTTACTCCGGAGGACATCCGCCGGGTGGCCCTTCCGGTGCTGCGACATCGGGTCCTGCCCAACTTTGCCGCGGATGCCGAGGGCATCTCGGCCGAGCGGCTGATCGCCGAGGTGGTCGAGACGGTGACCCCGCCGGCGAGCGGTATCCGCGCCTAG